In Synergistaceae bacterium DZ-S4, one genomic interval encodes:
- a CDS encoding HigA family addiction module antitoxin — protein MADKKIFYGESDYAVPPGETLSELLEYYHMTQKDLAIRLGMTCKTVNEIIKGKAPVTPKTALALENIFEPEAVYWLKLESNYQAKLERIKEKKQITKETELLDQYSCYAEMAKYGWIPATRKKEEKVVNLRNFFNVGSLEYFPDLPYAANFRHALIADPSVIALAAWLQQGENICRRIETKPFSHKTLKSIIPQLRALTLCTVDIYKNLREICASAGIAVTLLPHLKGTYVHGSTRWLSPEKVHINLSTRGAHSDIFWFSFFHEIGHIMLGHTKKNILVNYISPGENNISMIPEEMLMEKQADQYSADTLIPPDEYKYFIDGTSDYSDASVSKFAKNIDIHPGIVWGRLANDGHISWSTANQGTRRAKLIFVPDR, from the coding sequence TGCTGTCCCCCCGGGAGAAACTCTCAGTGAGCTACTTGAGTATTATCATATGACGCAGAAAGATTTGGCCATAAGGCTTGGGATGACCTGCAAAACCGTAAACGAGATCATCAAGGGAAAGGCGCCTGTCACGCCTAAAACTGCTCTGGCTTTGGAGAATATTTTCGAGCCTGAGGCAGTTTATTGGTTAAAATTGGAATCTAATTACCAGGCAAAGCTCGAACGGATAAAAGAAAAAAAACAGATAACAAAAGAGACGGAACTTTTGGATCAATATTCCTGTTATGCTGAAATGGCAAAGTATGGATGGATTCCTGCAACAAGAAAAAAAGAAGAAAAAGTTGTTAATCTGAGAAATTTTTTTAATGTAGGGTCCTTAGAATATTTTCCCGACCTCCCATACGCGGCTAATTTTCGTCATGCCTTGATCGCTGATCCATCTGTAATTGCTCTTGCGGCATGGTTACAGCAGGGTGAAAATATTTGTCGGCGGATCGAAACAAAACCATTTTCACATAAAACTTTGAAATCTATCATTCCCCAATTAAGGGCCCTTACTTTATGTACAGTGGATATTTACAAAAACCTAAGAGAGATATGTGCATCTGCCGGGATTGCCGTTACGCTGCTGCCTCATCTCAAAGGGACATATGTACATGGCTCGACCAGATGGCTCTCCCCTGAGAAGGTACATATAAACCTCAGTACAAGGGGTGCACATTCAGATATTTTCTGGTTTTCTTTCTTCCATGAAATCGGACATATAATGCTCGGTCACACAAAAAAAAATATCCTGGTCAATTACATATCTCCAGGAGAAAACAATATCAGCATGATCCCAGAGGAAATGCTGATGGAGAAACAGGCGGATCAATATTCCGCCGACACATTGATCCCGCCTGACGAATACAAATATTTTATCGATGGCACTTCTGATTATTCTGACGCAAGTGTATCAAAATTTGCAAAAAACATAGATATCCATCCCGGAATTGTTTGGGGAAGACTGGCAAATGACGGCCATATTTCCTGGAGTACGGCTAATCAAGGTACGCGAAGGGCAAAATTAATATTCGTGCCAGATCGATAA